The nucleotide sequence AAACTATGCAGTAATGTTTTAATTACTACATAGCATAGTTATTATTTTACGGTAATTCGTGGGCGTTTTCATAATCTTCTTGGGTTATATCGTAATAATACACTCCGTTATCAAAAGTGAAATCTTCCGGTGTCGTTGAAGTTGTGAAACTTCTTTTTGACTGGAAACAAGTTTCTAAAGGAGAAGATGCTTCATCACAAATATAACCTTTACCATTATCATACTCTAATTTCATATAATATATAAAATGTTCATTATCCAAACCGCCAAAAGATGGTGCACGATAACTATTTTTGAATATGATTTCAGCAGGCTTAACGATTGTGTTAATCAAAGTGTCTGTATTTTGATGCTTATCATTACCTAAAACCAAAAGAAGAAAAGGTTCATTTGATGTATTTCTTATCGCAGTTGTATAGGAGTGATATTCTTCTTCAGTACTACAACTACCGAAAGAAATTACGGTAATTAATAGAAAAATAAGATTTAAGTGATTGTTTTTCATTTTATAGATTATTATGCATTACAAATTTAGCGTAATCAAAAACATCGTCGATAAACGGCCCGGTATTATTGTTAAAATTATTAAGCAACCTGTTTTTCCATTCTTCTAATGTTCTTGCATCGTTTAAGGCACTTTTAATTTCGCCTAAATTATATCCGGTAACCCTATCCATTGGTAGGTTATTATTATTTAAAGCTTGTTGTTGATTAAAATCATCAACTAAATCAATTACCAATGGGGTGTATTCATTCATCCCTGAAATGGCTTGATTTTGTCGCCACCCATTCCATCCTCTTAATGCAACAACTTGGTTCCAACTGTTTGTTGATCTATATGTCCCATAACCATTTGATGCAAACAAATTATTATAGCGGTCATTGGTTACAATGGTTTCTACACCTTCTGCCCAAGATTCACACATTAATAAACGTTCTTTATTACCCAAATGAAATATGCTGAACATTCCCGGATCCATTTTTCTGTGTCCGCTATGGGTAAGTTCATGTACTGTGGTTGCATAAATACCATCACTGCCTCTGTACGTGTTGTCATCATTTAAACGTCCTATTCTTATGGCAGAATTAAAAGGGTACCATTGTGCTCCTGATTCGGAATCTGAACCATTAAATTTCCCTGAAATATTAAGATTTCCCGGACTATGCAAGCCATATTGACTAACAACACGATTAATATAATCATAAGAAGCATTATGTATCAACGCAAAAAATTGGTAGTAAGATAAAGCACCACTATTTATAAACGTAATGTTTAAGGGAGCTCTTTTATGACTTCCGGAAAAATAACTGGCGGTATCATAAAAATTTCCTGCTTTAACGGTAACATGGTCGTGCTTGAACTTAACTTTATAATGCACATTTTTGGTGTAGGTGGTTCCTGTTGAAAAATATCCATTGTTATCGGTTGTTCCGTGTTCAACTTGTAACCAACCCCATTTCAGCACGTTTACCCGTGCTTGCTTTACAGGCTCAAAATGATTTCTATTATTATTGTTAGTATGAACAATATCTTCTTCTACCCGTATATTCCCACTTGGTCTCCACTTTTTGCCAAAAAGTCCCATTGGCGATACCATACTCTCACCAGACTGCCCTTCTTCAAACCCTTCATGATAATTCATATAGCCTTCGGCTATTTCCTCATCATCCAAATGTCCGGCAAGTTTACGTGTCTCGTACATTAGATTTTGCTTAAATTCTATCTCATCATAGTTTGAAGGTACATCTTCAAGTTTGTCCTCATCGGTAAAATGCAATTCGGCAATTACTTCATGTGGTACTTCCGGTATTACAGTACCTGACTCAATAATGGCATAAAAAACAGGGATTTCATCTTCTTCCGGATCGTTGGCTGGTTCTACAGGACTAAACTCAAAAGGTTGGGTAGTTAACTGGATAGCATCTTCAACTTCCATTAACCGAGCCTGCTGAATGCTGTCTTGTGGGGAAAATTTATAGTACACGTGTGTGGCGTTCACGGAATAATTTCCGAAACGTTCTGCAACTTCCGGTCTGTGTTGCTGGTAATAGCTCAAAACGTTGGGCAAAGCTTCATTAACATTTTCCACAGTAAAAGGAATTACACCTTCAGCAACTCTTGCCTGATTTTGCATTGATGTTGATTCCGCATCGGTAACATCATAAATATCGTCATGGTTACAACCGACAAAAAGAATAGCCATAAAGACAATCTTTAATAATAGATTCGTAGTCTTCACTTCAAAAAGATTTAAATTAAATTTTGATTATTTATAACATACTGTTTAGTATGCATTTGCAAAGGTATATAAAAAAACATTTCCTTGCGTAAAGAAATGTTTTTTTTATTGTCGAGGTTTCTAATCACTACTGTTAAACTGAAAACTTATTTGTTTCTCGTTCCCGAAGCTGTCCGAAATCCACACCTCAAAGGCTTGTGATACGGCAGACGTTGAAGTGTAGTACAAACGGAATTGTTCTGTTGGCAACGGGTACAAATCATTCGGCAGGTACGGCGGTTCATCGTAATACCTCAATGTTCCCTGTCCGTCAAATTGGAAATAGCGTAGGTAGTATTGCGTATTTTGGTAGTTACCGCTACGCTGTATGGTTATCCTGATTTCTACGGTCTGCCCATTGGCAACCTCTTTAGGTACGGGCATTACATTGACCTCAAAAGGAAAATCGTTCTGTATTTCAAGTTCATCATCTTTACTGCAAGATACCAGCGAAATAGAACCTGTCAGGATTGCCAACATTAGGTATATTGGCAACATTCCTATTCTGAATTTATTAAATATTGTTATCATTGTTTTCTGTTTTTAAAAATTAAACCTTAATCCCACACCTGCGGACGGTCGGAATTGTCGCAAATTCGTACCCCACAAGACCTTTGTACGCCCTTGCAGGACAAGCACAAATCGGTCTGACAGGTACGTTTCAAACGTGAACCGTCCGCCAGCTCCGTACACAAAATTGTCATCGCTCAGTATCTTTGCTCCGTCATACAACATTGTTTCGCCACGATTGATACTTTCGTAACCCACTACGCCTGTTATGCCGAAGTTCAGCGTAATGTTTTTTCGGGCATCGCCCAACAGAAAGAAGCTGTAACCACCCTCTGCGGTATAAGTTTCCTGCGGTATTTGGTGCATTTTATAGTCGTGGTATTGGTGTGTGTATTCCAAAGCCCAAATCTGATAATTGCCGTGCATACCGTTTACGGTCATACCAATATTGATATAATAATCGTTACCGATTTTATCATTGGACAGTATGCCTGTGCTTACCTCTAATCCTTTTTGTTTCGGCAGCATTCTTTGTGCCTGTGCCACCGTGATACCCGCCAAAAGGAGCATCACGGTATAGATATACTTTTTCATTATTATTGCTTTAAAAGGTTATTAAAATTTCAGGTGCATATCACTGATTACACGGGCTTTGATTAAGTCCGAGTTTTCGACCTGAAGCGTTTGATGCCTGCCCCCGTTTTTCTCAAAAATTTCAATCAGCAGTACCTTATCATCGGTAATCGTGAATTTGTCTAACAGAAAAACATTTTGTTCGGTAGATTTTCCGCTTATTCCGTCTTCTAAAGGCTTGTAGGTTCGTAACGGTATCATCGGACGTTCCTGTACTACGGTACGTTTGGCGACTTTCTTATCTACAACCTTGAAATTGATAAAGTCAATATCAAACGGCACATTGGTTTTGTTTCTCAACTCCGTATGGAAATAGTATTTGCCATTGTGTATGTAAATCCCTTTCAAAATGAACTGTATTCCGAAGCTCTTTGCCCCGATATGCTTCACGATACGCTTGTCTTTCTTGTAAATGGTTTCCAATAACAAGCCTGCCAAAGACGGAGGATTATTGCCCAATTCCTCAAACAACACATCGTTTCCGTTGGATTTATCTACCGCCTTTTGCATTGTCAGCAGGTCATAGCTCAACGCATCGGGATACCCACTGTAATACACATTAAAAGAGTAAAAACGTCCGTCATTCGTAATAACGGAAAAGTTGGTTTCGGGTTCAAAATCCCTTACCGATGCTTTCACACGCAGTACGTTTTCGGCATCTTCCGCTTTTCCTGCAATCAGGTATTCGCTACCTAAATCCACATATCTTATTCCGGTCGGGAAAATCAAATGCGAAGTTTTATCATAGGTTACTTCCATTTTGTAGGGTTCAATCTTACCCAATGCGAGCGGGGTTTTTGCATTCGCACTATCCTGTGCAAAAGAGGTTACGGCAAAGCCGACTGTCAGGGCAACCGCCCAAAATGTTCTAAAAAGATTTTTCATTGTTTAAAAATTTGAGTTCAACATTATTATTTTGATACCAAAAAGACCTGATGCCCTGCCTTTAGCGTAACCTTTGGTGTACGGACTTTCTTGGCGAAATAGCCTGAAATTCCCTGTACCACGCCACGGCTTAAATCGGCAGCGACCTGTTGTCCGGCATTTTGTGTCAGCATTACGCTTGTTCCTCCTGTCTGGCTCATATTGCCCGCCATTTCGGTAAGGGCGTTCATTTCAGGAGAGTAAGGAACATAAAGACCTTGCTGTCCGTCCAAATCGTAAATGGTGATATCTACCGGAATGATATTTCCTTCTAATTCAACAGAGGTAATTTTAAGCTGTAAACGTCCGCTCTGAAACTTGGCATTGGCAGTTACAATCGTTCCTTGTGGAATTGTACGGATTGGGGTTTTGGCAGGCTCTAATAATCGTAATCTTACACCCGTTTCGCCGACAACCGTTTGTTCATCATGTACACAGGCTTTGATACTGTTTTTCGGTTGTACCACCTGTTCGGTAGTACCTGCCGTATAAAATCCCCTGTTTCGGGTTTCGTTCCAATCGGCTAAAAATGCACTGTCGGTAGGCTCACGGTACAGGGCAGAAACGGTATTCTTTCTTATTGGTGTGAACGCCACAAAATGCTCTTTCTGATTGGTCGATGACCCCGAAACCGTACCGTTTGTAGGTGTGTTTTCTGCGGTGCTTGTGTTCGTATTGGCAGGAAGATACTTTGCTGCCATTTCGTAGGACTTCTCCATTAAGGCAAGCTGGTCATCTACAGTAACTGCTTTTGGCACATCGTTATCAGCTAATTGCTCCTTGAGTTCTTCGATCTGCTTGCGAAGTTCCTGCGTTTCATAGTCCGGCTCTTCGTAGAACGAGGATAGCGTATTTTGTGCACTGCGATAACTGTTCAATGCAGGGTTACTGTTTCTTCCCGAATTTCTGCCGCCACCATAGCCGTAGCTTTCGTCTTCTTCGGGATATTCGTCCATCGGCTCGTCTTTGTCTTCCGTATTCCAATAATCAGAAAGCGTTGCTAAGGCATTTCGCTTTTCATCTATTTTCTGCTGAAGCATTTCCTGCTCATACGCCTTGCCTTTATCATCAGGCATTCCTGCTCCGGTAGCCTGTGGAACAGCATCGTTCAGACCAATATTTTCGAGTTCCTTTTTGTCTTCCGACGGTTTAAATATCAAATACATACAGCCTACGAAAACAACAGCCATTAAACCAAAAATTAAAGGCTTTTTGAGTTTTTCTGCTTTATTCACAGTGCCGTTTTCCAGTACATCGGCGGTTTCTTTCGGGCTACCTTCAGTTACCCGAACAACCGACTTTTTGTTCTCATTTTCTTTCATAAATCCTGTTTTTTTATAATTGTTGATAGTGTGTCCTGCAATCTTGCAGGGCTTTCGTCCTTTTTGAGGGCAGGGTTTTCGATATGCTCTATGTGCATATCGTTTTTTGACCGTTTGGTGTCATACCATACTTTGGCAACCACCCCTGCGGTCAGGAGCAGATAGCCGGCAAAGAAATATAGCGTGTAGAGGTGCTGTTTGCCTACGGGCAAAGACCGCCAACGGTCGTCCAGCCTGTCAAAATACCTGTCCATATTCTCCCTTAATTTTTTCATACTTTAATAATTATTGTCTATCGTTCGATGACTTCTAAATCCCTGTTTTCTATTACTGCAAACTTTTCGATATTAAATCCCTGTGGGTTGTTGTCGGAACGCACCGAATTCACGAGATAGCAGGAAGTAATCAGGTTTCGACGTGTTACGTTACTTGACCGTATGATAAACTGTTTAGCATACGTTCGTACCGCATAGGGATAGGTGTCAAAGTTGCACACGACACTATCTACCTCAGTACGTTGCTGAACATTTCCTGATATAATACGGGAGTAATAACCTTTCTCCGACAGGTCTTTGTAATAGTCAAAGGCTGATTTGTCAGCAAGGTTGAATGCCCTGCTCATATTGCTTTCGATAGCATTTTTGTCGGGAGCAAGCGTAAAGAACAGTTCGTGAAAACGTCTGACGTGTTCCCTCGCTTCCACAGGTCGGTTAATGCTCGCATCTTGCGACAAGGCAAGCATTAAGGATTTGCCATTGTCAAGGACATAGATTTTTTGGCGTTGCTCATTGGCAAAGCTGTACGATTTCCATACGGCAAATCCTACCACACCAACACAGAGAACGGCAAACACAATCGCATACAGACGTATCTGTCGAAAGCTGTTTTCAATATTTCTTAATGTTTTAAATTCCATTTCT is from Flavobacterium dauae and encodes:
- the traK gene encoding conjugative transposon protein TraK; this encodes MEFKTLRNIENSFRQIRLYAIVFAVLCVGVVGFAVWKSYSFANEQRQKIYVLDNGKSLMLALSQDASINRPVEAREHVRRFHELFFTLAPDKNAIESNMSRAFNLADKSAFDYYKDLSEKGYYSRIISGNVQQRTEVDSVVCNFDTYPYAVRTYAKQFIIRSSNVTRRNLITSCYLVNSVRSDNNPQGFNIEKFAVIENRDLEVIER
- the traM gene encoding conjugative transposon protein TraM, with product MKENENKKSVVRVTEGSPKETADVLENGTVNKAEKLKKPLIFGLMAVVFVGCMYLIFKPSEDKKELENIGLNDAVPQATGAGMPDDKGKAYEQEMLQQKIDEKRNALATLSDYWNTEDKDEPMDEYPEEDESYGYGGGRNSGRNSNPALNSYRSAQNTLSSFYEEPDYETQELRKQIEELKEQLADNDVPKAVTVDDQLALMEKSYEMAAKYLPANTNTSTAENTPTNGTVSGSSTNQKEHFVAFTPIRKNTVSALYREPTDSAFLADWNETRNRGFYTAGTTEQVVQPKNSIKACVHDEQTVVGETGVRLRLLEPAKTPIRTIPQGTIVTANAKFQSGRLQLKITSVELEGNIIPVDITIYDLDGQQGLYVPYSPEMNALTEMAGNMSQTGGTSVMLTQNAGQQVAADLSRGVVQGISGYFAKKVRTPKVTLKAGHQVFLVSK
- a CDS encoding nitrogen regulatory IIA protein, whose protein sequence is MKKLRENMDRYFDRLDDRWRSLPVGKQHLYTLYFFAGYLLLTAGVVAKVWYDTKRSKNDMHIEHIENPALKKDESPARLQDTLSTIIKKQDL
- the traN gene encoding conjugative transposon protein TraN, with amino-acid sequence MKNLFRTFWAVALTVGFAVTSFAQDSANAKTPLALGKIEPYKMEVTYDKTSHLIFPTGIRYVDLGSEYLIAGKAEDAENVLRVKASVRDFEPETNFSVITNDGRFYSFNVYYSGYPDALSYDLLTMQKAVDKSNGNDVLFEELGNNPPSLAGLLLETIYKKDKRIVKHIGAKSFGIQFILKGIYIHNGKYYFHTELRNKTNVPFDIDFINFKVVDKKVAKRTVVQERPMIPLRTYKPLEDGISGKSTEQNVFLLDKFTITDDKVLLIEIFEKNGGRHQTLQVENSDLIKARVISDMHLKF
- a CDS encoding conjugal transfer protein TraO, which gives rise to MKKYIYTVMLLLAGITVAQAQRMLPKQKGLEVSTGILSNDKIGNDYYINIGMTVNGMHGNYQIWALEYTHQYHDYKMHQIPQETYTAEGGYSFFLLGDARKNITLNFGITGVVGYESINRGETMLYDGAKILSDDNFVYGAGGRFTFETYLSDRFVLVLQGRTKVLWGTNLRQFRPSAGVGLRFNF
- a CDS encoding DUF3872 domain-containing protein; translation: MITIFNKFRIGMLPIYLMLAILTGSISLVSCSKDDELEIQNDFPFEVNVMPVPKEVANGQTVEIRITIQRSGNYQNTQYYLRYFQFDGQGTLRYYDEPPYLPNDLYPLPTEQFRLYYTSTSAVSQAFEVWISDSFGNEKQISFQFNSSD